In Caballeronia insecticola, one DNA window encodes the following:
- a CDS encoding HoxN/HupN/NixA family nickel/cobalt transporter yields MTEPIEPASKPASQPASAPASASRPARLVAGLIVFNLLAWLWALVAFRHYPLLLGTSLLAYSLGLRHAVDADHIAAIDNVTRKLMQEGRRPHFVGFFFSLGHSTIVVAATALIAATAMAVQGRFAEYREIGGVIGTSVSAFFLFAIAAMNLFVLRGVWRAFRRVRRGEASRNEDADMFAVGGGPLARLARPLFRLIGKSWHMYPLGFLFGLGFDTATEIGLMGIAAAEAARGMPVWSILVFPVLFTAGMSLVDTADSLLMTGAYGWAFTKPVRKLYYNLTVTLVSVLIAVLVGGIEALGLIADRLQLKGGLWDIAAAMSEHFGMLGYGIVAIFAVCWLLSALIYKWRGYDALDHGVTR; encoded by the coding sequence ATGACCGAACCGATCGAGCCCGCTTCAAAGCCCGCTTCACAGCCGGCTTCCGCTCCGGCGTCCGCTTCACGGCCTGCGCGCCTCGTCGCGGGGCTGATCGTCTTCAACCTGCTCGCGTGGCTGTGGGCGCTCGTCGCGTTCCGGCACTATCCGCTGCTGCTCGGCACCTCGCTGCTCGCGTATTCGCTCGGATTGCGTCACGCGGTCGATGCCGACCACATCGCCGCCATCGACAACGTCACGCGCAAGCTGATGCAGGAAGGCCGGCGCCCGCACTTCGTCGGCTTCTTTTTTTCGCTCGGGCACTCGACGATCGTCGTCGCGGCCACCGCGCTGATCGCCGCAACGGCGATGGCCGTGCAAGGACGCTTCGCCGAATATCGCGAGATTGGCGGCGTGATCGGCACGTCGGTGTCGGCGTTCTTTCTGTTCGCGATTGCCGCGATGAATCTGTTCGTGCTGCGCGGCGTGTGGCGCGCGTTCAGGCGCGTGCGGCGCGGCGAAGCCTCCCGAAACGAAGACGCCGACATGTTCGCCGTCGGCGGTGGCCCGCTCGCGCGTCTGGCGCGGCCGCTTTTCCGGCTGATCGGCAAGAGCTGGCACATGTATCCGCTGGGCTTTTTGTTCGGACTCGGCTTCGATACCGCAACCGAAATCGGCCTGATGGGCATTGCCGCCGCCGAGGCCGCGCGCGGCATGCCGGTCTGGTCGATCCTCGTGTTTCCGGTGTTGTTCACGGCGGGCATGTCGCTCGTCGATACCGCCGACAGCCTGCTGATGACCGGCGCCTACGGCTGGGCGTTCACGAAACCGGTCCGCAAGCTCTACTACAACCTCACGGTCACGCTGGTGTCGGTGCTGATCGCGGTGCTGGTCGGCGGCATCGAGGCGCTCGGTCTGATCGCGGACAGGCTGCAACTGAAGGGCGGCTTGTGGGACATCGCCGCGGCCATGTCCGAGCACTTCGGCATGCTGGGCTATGGAATCGTCGCGATTTTCGCCGTCTGCTGGCTGCTGTCCGCGCTCATCTACAAGTGGCGCGGTTACGACGCGCTCGACCACGGCGTCACGCGATAG
- a CDS encoding formate/nitrite transporter family protein — MNEPHTAASPKGGSAGADSPNLDSAEQEQAAEHTAPHALVIHEIVREEGELAMERTFAALMASAFAAGLSMGFSFLVQSILESALPQTSWSGLVSSFGYTIGFVFVILGKQQLFTESTLTAVLPVLTRRDLKTLMKTLRLWAIVLFFNLVGTTTFAAILQIRGVFSPEVTDALAEVAMTPLSAEFGVTVVRGVFSGWLIALMVWLLPSARSARLLTILLVTYTVAVSKLTHVIAGSVEAAYAVMIDAASVSDYFLVFLIPTFIGNVIGGVSLVAIVNHAAIAPEIADAPRPRAD, encoded by the coding sequence ATGAACGAGCCACACACCGCGGCATCGCCCAAAGGGGGCTCCGCGGGCGCGGATTCGCCGAACCTCGATAGCGCCGAGCAGGAACAGGCCGCCGAACACACCGCCCCGCATGCGCTCGTCATCCACGAAATCGTTCGCGAAGAAGGCGAACTCGCGATGGAGCGCACGTTCGCCGCGCTGATGGCGTCCGCGTTTGCCGCCGGCCTGTCGATGGGGTTTTCGTTTCTCGTCCAGTCCATCCTGGAAAGTGCGCTGCCGCAGACGAGCTGGAGCGGGCTGGTGTCGAGCTTCGGCTATACGATCGGCTTCGTCTTCGTGATTCTCGGCAAGCAGCAGCTTTTCACGGAAAGCACGCTGACGGCGGTGCTGCCGGTGCTCACACGGCGCGATCTCAAGACGCTGATGAAGACGCTGCGGCTCTGGGCGATCGTGCTGTTTTTCAATCTCGTCGGCACGACGACCTTCGCGGCCATCCTGCAAATTCGCGGCGTGTTCTCGCCCGAAGTGACCGATGCGCTCGCCGAAGTCGCGATGACGCCGCTTTCCGCCGAATTCGGCGTGACTGTGGTGCGCGGCGTGTTTTCCGGCTGGCTGATCGCGTTGATGGTGTGGCTTCTGCCGAGCGCGCGTTCGGCGCGTCTTCTGACCATTTTGCTCGTGACGTACACGGTCGCGGTGAGCAAGCTCACGCATGTGATCGCCGGATCGGTGGAAGCGGCCTATGCCGTAATGATCGACGCCGCCAGCGTCTCCGATTACTTCCTCGTGTTCCTCATCCCGACGTTCATCGGCAACGTGATAGGCGGCGTGTCGCTCGTCGCGATCGTCAATCATGCGGCCATTGCGCCGGAAATCGCGGACGCGCCGCGCCCGCGTGCGGACTGA
- a CDS encoding peptidoglycan D,D-transpeptidase FtsI family protein, whose translation MFKKKTRGGSDFQTHHRSTVLATRLPPWRSRLVVVGLTAAFLALAGRALWVQVIDHKFYIGEGQKRYQRTLALSATRGRIVDRNGAMLAVSLATYEVWATPKLFDGDHGNEIARLLDMPPKELQRRIEATRAFVLLKRQVEAETAERIATIGRAGITLVPDTKRFYPEGESAAHVVGFTNNEDHGQEGVELAADARLTGEAGQREVIRDRLGRVVSQIGETDLPQNGETIQLTIDRRIQQLAHSQLKAAIAKHKARAGSVVVLDARNGEVLALANYPSFDPNDRTRLTGEQLRNRALTDTFEPGSTIKPLVAALSIDLGRVRPETRIDTTPGTMKIGPNVIHDTSNHGVITVAQAVQMSSNVALTKLALQLPAKTIWDKYREYGIGRAPELTFPGAATGRLRAYERWKPIEQATMAYGYGLSLSLVQIAQIYTAYAGDGRFHTATLIHDETRRQSHQVTQPATAKAVRNMLEMAIGEGGTGRAAAVEGYRVGGKTGTARKQIGRSYAANKYRASFVGMAPMSDPRLIVAVMIDEPTGGTYYGGTVAGPVFSGIVGGTLPLLGVPPDA comes from the coding sequence ATGTTCAAGAAGAAGACGCGGGGCGGCAGCGATTTCCAGACGCATCATCGCAGCACGGTGCTGGCGACCCGGTTGCCGCCCTGGCGCTCGCGCCTGGTCGTCGTCGGTTTGACGGCGGCGTTTCTCGCGCTCGCCGGACGCGCGCTGTGGGTGCAGGTGATCGACCATAAGTTCTATATCGGCGAAGGCCAGAAGCGTTATCAGCGCACGCTGGCGCTGTCGGCGACGCGCGGACGCATCGTCGATCGGAACGGCGCGATGCTCGCGGTCAGCCTCGCCACGTACGAAGTCTGGGCCACGCCGAAGCTCTTCGACGGCGATCACGGCAACGAAATCGCGCGCCTGCTCGACATGCCGCCGAAGGAATTGCAGCGGCGCATCGAGGCGACGCGCGCGTTCGTGCTGCTCAAGCGGCAAGTCGAGGCGGAAACCGCCGAGCGCATCGCGACGATCGGGCGCGCGGGCATCACGCTCGTGCCGGATACCAAGCGCTTCTATCCCGAAGGCGAATCGGCGGCGCACGTGGTCGGCTTCACGAATAACGAGGATCACGGCCAGGAAGGCGTCGAGCTTGCCGCCGACGCGCGTCTGACGGGCGAAGCCGGCCAGCGCGAAGTGATCCGCGACCGGCTCGGGCGCGTCGTCTCGCAGATCGGCGAAACCGATCTGCCGCAAAACGGCGAGACCATTCAGCTGACCATCGACCGGCGCATCCAGCAACTCGCGCATTCGCAACTGAAGGCGGCGATCGCGAAGCACAAGGCGCGGGCGGGCAGCGTCGTCGTGCTCGATGCGAGGAACGGCGAAGTGCTCGCGCTCGCCAACTATCCCAGCTTCGATCCGAACGACCGCACGCGCCTCACCGGCGAGCAGCTGCGCAACCGCGCGCTCACCGACACCTTCGAACCCGGCTCGACGATCAAGCCGCTCGTCGCCGCGTTGTCGATCGATCTGGGCCGCGTGCGGCCGGAGACGCGCATCGACACGACGCCGGGCACCATGAAAATTGGCCCGAACGTGATTCACGACACGTCGAATCACGGCGTCATCACGGTGGCGCAGGCGGTGCAGATGTCGAGCAACGTCGCGCTGACGAAGCTGGCGTTGCAGCTTCCCGCGAAGACCATCTGGGACAAATACCGCGAATACGGCATCGGCCGCGCGCCCGAGCTGACGTTTCCGGGCGCGGCGACCGGCCGGCTGCGCGCGTATGAACGCTGGAAGCCGATCGAGCAGGCGACGATGGCGTACGGCTACGGCCTGTCGCTGTCGCTCGTGCAGATCGCGCAGATCTACACCGCCTATGCCGGCGACGGCCGCTTTCACACCGCGACGCTGATTCACGACGAAACGCGGCGGCAGTCGCATCAGGTCACGCAGCCCGCCACGGCGAAGGCCGTGCGCAACATGCTCGAAATGGCGATCGGCGAAGGCGGCACGGGACGGGCGGCGGCGGTCGAAGGCTATCGCGTCGGCGGCAAAACCGGCACGGCGCGCAAGCAGATCGGGCGCTCCTATGCGGCCAACAAGTACCGCGCGTCGTTCGTCGGCATGGCGCCGATGAGCGATCCGCGTTTGATCGTCGCGGTGATGATCGACGAGCCCACGGGCGGCACCTACTACGGCGGCACGGTCGCCGGACCGGTGTTCTCGGGCATCGTCGGCGGGACGCTGCCGTTGCTCGGCGTGCCGCCCGACGCCTGA
- a CDS encoding arylamine N-acetyltransferase family protein — MNAHDTSIDLTAYFARIGYSGPAHPPATLDTLRALHLLHPQAIPFENLDVLLGRPVKLDLASIQRKLVTSRRGGYCYEHNLLLRSVLQTLGFRVRSFAGRVLWGRDAPDMPARTHMLLLVDLDEGTYLTDVGFGGMVLSAPLAFEAGLEQITPHGAFRLEDIGGEPRSYVLQAHVNGHWAPVYRFDLDPQYDADYEMANHFVSTYPQSVFVHNLLAARLAPGVRYGLFNRRLHVHHTHDEHAGSEQRDLASVADLRRVLESEIGIRLPEELDAALSRLP, encoded by the coding sequence ATGAACGCACACGACACTTCCATCGACCTTACTGCGTACTTCGCGCGCATCGGTTATAGCGGTCCGGCGCATCCGCCGGCGACGCTCGACACCTTGCGCGCGCTGCACTTGCTGCATCCGCAGGCGATTCCCTTCGAAAATCTCGACGTGCTGCTCGGCCGTCCCGTGAAACTCGATCTCGCGTCGATTCAGCGCAAGCTCGTGACCAGCCGACGCGGCGGCTACTGCTACGAACATAACCTGCTCTTGCGCAGCGTACTGCAGACGCTGGGTTTTCGCGTGCGCAGTTTCGCGGGCCGCGTCCTGTGGGGGCGCGACGCGCCGGACATGCCCGCGCGCACCCACATGCTCCTGCTGGTCGATCTCGACGAAGGCACCTATCTCACCGATGTCGGCTTCGGCGGCATGGTGCTGTCCGCGCCGCTCGCGTTCGAAGCGGGCCTCGAACAGATTACGCCGCACGGCGCGTTCCGTCTGGAAGACATTGGCGGCGAGCCGCGCAGCTACGTGCTACAGGCGCATGTGAACGGCCACTGGGCGCCGGTCTATCGCTTCGATCTCGATCCGCAATACGACGCCGACTACGAGATGGCCAATCATTTCGTGTCGACCTATCCGCAATCCGTGTTCGTGCACAACCTGCTTGCCGCGCGTCTTGCGCCCGGCGTGCGTTACGGCCTGTTCAACCGGCGCCTGCACGTTCATCACACGCACGACGAGCACGCGGGCAGCGAACAACGCGATCTCGCGAGCGTGGCGGATTTGCGCCGTGTGCTCGAAAGCGAAATCGGCATTCGTCTGCCGGAAGAACTCGACGCCGCGCTGTCACGGCTTCCGTGA
- the zwf gene encoding glucose-6-phosphate dehydrogenase, with the protein MSNEANEANQSNQANQSNQTKQSNPAPETCAGKHPAPPCTLVIFGAGGDLTKRLLMPSLYNLAADKLLDDDMQIIGVNHGERETSEWRDELTQSLRKFAADKAATFHTTQLNEQAWSWVTQRLEYFPGEFTEDETFARLKERLAKAKSGNVLFYLAVGARFFSPIVEHLGAAGLLEEKDGNFRRLVIEKPFGSDLASARELNGCILKYAGESQVYRIDHFLGKDTVQSILAVRFANAMFEPIWRREYIDNVQITAAETIGVEGRGKFYEQTGAFRDMLPNHLFQLLGMVAMEPPNSFDAESVRDKKAEVFDAIKPLSANDVVLGQYEAGPAGPGYREEAGVDPDSRTETYAAARVYVDNWRWAGVPFYLRTGKRLSERRTEISIQLKAVPFLLFRDTPVDALTPNVFTLRIDPAHGTTFDFNVKVPGPVMQIGKVRSAFNYADFFAERANVGYETLLYDCMLGDETLFQRADSIETAWAAVDRVLHPDSPLPVRGYAAGSAGPAEADQMLAQDGRTWRSLTETRDTHDAGKKD; encoded by the coding sequence ATGTCGAATGAAGCGAACGAAGCGAACCAGTCGAATCAAGCGAACCAGTCGAATCAAACGAAGCAGTCGAACCCGGCGCCCGAGACCTGTGCCGGCAAGCATCCCGCGCCGCCGTGCACGCTGGTGATTTTCGGCGCGGGCGGCGATCTCACGAAGCGGCTGCTGATGCCGTCGCTCTACAACCTCGCCGCCGACAAGCTGCTCGACGACGATATGCAGATCATCGGCGTGAATCATGGCGAGCGCGAGACGTCGGAATGGCGCGACGAACTCACGCAGTCGTTGCGCAAGTTCGCCGCCGACAAAGCCGCGACCTTCCACACGACGCAGCTCAACGAGCAGGCGTGGAGCTGGGTCACCCAGCGCCTCGAATACTTTCCCGGCGAATTCACGGAGGACGAAACCTTCGCGCGGCTCAAGGAGCGGCTCGCGAAGGCGAAGTCGGGCAACGTGTTGTTCTATCTGGCGGTAGGCGCGCGCTTTTTTTCGCCGATCGTCGAGCATCTCGGCGCGGCCGGGCTGCTCGAAGAGAAGGACGGCAACTTCCGGCGGCTCGTGATCGAGAAGCCGTTCGGCAGCGATCTCGCGTCGGCGCGCGAGCTGAACGGCTGCATTCTCAAGTACGCGGGCGAGTCGCAGGTCTATCGCATCGACCATTTTCTCGGCAAGGACACGGTGCAGAGCATTCTCGCCGTGCGCTTCGCCAACGCGATGTTCGAACCGATCTGGCGGCGCGAGTACATCGACAACGTGCAGATCACGGCGGCGGAGACCATCGGCGTGGAAGGGCGCGGCAAGTTCTACGAGCAGACCGGCGCGTTCCGCGACATGCTGCCGAACCATCTGTTCCAACTGCTCGGCATGGTGGCGATGGAGCCGCCCAATTCGTTCGATGCCGAATCCGTGCGCGACAAGAAAGCCGAAGTCTTCGACGCGATCAAGCCGCTCTCGGCCAATGACGTCGTGCTCGGCCAGTACGAAGCCGGACCGGCGGGGCCGGGTTATCGCGAAGAAGCTGGCGTCGATCCGGACAGCCGCACCGAAACCTATGCGGCCGCGCGCGTATATGTCGACAACTGGCGCTGGGCGGGCGTGCCGTTCTATCTGCGCACGGGCAAGCGTCTGAGCGAGCGCCGCACGGAAATCTCGATTCAGCTCAAAGCCGTGCCGTTCCTGCTGTTCCGCGACACGCCCGTCGACGCGCTCACGCCGAACGTGTTCACGCTGCGCATCGATCCCGCGCACGGCACGACCTTCGATTTCAACGTGAAGGTGCCCGGCCCGGTCATGCAGATCGGCAAGGTGCGTTCGGCCTTCAATTACGCCGATTTCTTCGCGGAGCGCGCGAACGTCGGCTATGAGACGCTGCTCTACGACTGCATGCTCGGCGACGAGACGCTGTTCCAGCGCGCGGACAGCATCGAAACGGCGTGGGCCGCCGTGGATCGCGTGCTGCATCCGGACAGTCCGTTGCCGGTGCGCGGCTATGCGGCCGGCAGTGCGGGTCCGGCGGAAGCGGATCAAATGCTGGCGCAGGACGGCCGCACGTGGCGTTCGCTGACCGAGACGCGCGACACGCACGACGCGGGCAAGAAGGACTGA
- a CDS encoding ROK family protein, giving the protein MTADKLAIKAERILAIDIGGTGLKAAIISEDGEMKSERLRVPTPSPAKPQTVVETLIELVKPIVETPPTHISIGFPGVVRDNVVLTAPNLGTSYWRGVPLAQLLSAQLGGAPARMINDAEMQGLAAIEGRGIEMVLTLGTGAGTALFRDGELMPHLELAHHPVAKDKTYDEYIGNAAREKAGKKRWSRRVEKIIDILATLVNYDRLWIGGGNAAHIKFKLPDNVAIVSNAAGIEGGAKLWHPRSVRETRQLPHFNAREGEH; this is encoded by the coding sequence GTGACCGCGGACAAGCTCGCGATCAAGGCCGAGCGCATTCTCGCGATCGATATCGGCGGGACGGGGTTGAAGGCCGCAATCATCTCGGAGGACGGCGAGATGAAAAGCGAGCGCCTGCGCGTGCCGACGCCGAGCCCGGCCAAGCCGCAGACGGTCGTCGAGACGCTGATCGAGCTCGTGAAGCCGATCGTCGAGACGCCGCCGACGCATATCTCGATCGGCTTTCCGGGCGTCGTGCGCGACAACGTCGTGCTGACCGCGCCGAATCTCGGCACCTCGTACTGGCGCGGCGTTCCGCTTGCGCAACTGCTGTCCGCGCAACTGGGCGGCGCGCCGGCGCGCATGATCAACGACGCGGAAATGCAGGGGCTCGCGGCAATCGAAGGGCGCGGCATCGAGATGGTGTTGACGCTCGGCACCGGCGCGGGCACGGCGCTCTTTCGCGACGGCGAACTGATGCCGCATCTGGAACTCGCGCATCATCCGGTCGCGAAGGACAAGACTTACGACGAGTACATCGGCAACGCGGCGCGCGAGAAGGCGGGCAAGAAGCGCTGGAGCCGGCGCGTGGAGAAGATCATCGACATTCTCGCGACGCTCGTGAACTACGACCGTCTGTGGATCGGCGGCGGCAACGCGGCGCACATCAAGTTCAAGCTGCCCGATAACGTGGCGATCGTATCGAACGCGGCGGGCATCGAGGGCGGCGCGAAGCTGTGGCATCCGCGTTCCGTGCGGGAGACGCGGCAACTGCCGCATTTCAACGCGCGTGAAGGAGAGCATTGA
- a CDS encoding Cof-type HAD-IIB family hydrolase — translation MSAGGRYGLHSATGDGAAAFAALARVELVVTDCDGTLLYTDKTLGEPAKDAVRRLHEAGVRFTAASSRPGKGMRHIVEALQVDMPYASYNGGSMVRPGTWEVLSSHKLPRDVVQTSLDALAAANVDAWVFIDDAWYLTNPDATYVPLETRTVGYEGVRVARFDDIDLDSVDKIVGSTPDTERLARVESDLQKQLEGRGHAARSQTYYLDVTNLDANKGTAVRELARIANVPLERVAVLGDMGNDVAMFEIAGVSIAMGQASETVQRRASLVSNSNDDDGFALGIDAILAARAGR, via the coding sequence ATGAGCGCCGGCGGCCGATACGGCCTGCACAGCGCAACCGGCGACGGCGCCGCGGCTTTTGCTGCGCTCGCGCGGGTGGAACTCGTCGTCACGGACTGCGACGGCACGCTGCTCTACACCGACAAGACGCTCGGCGAGCCCGCAAAGGACGCCGTGCGCCGCCTGCACGAAGCCGGCGTGCGCTTCACCGCGGCGAGCAGCCGGCCGGGCAAGGGCATGCGGCATATCGTCGAGGCGCTTCAGGTGGACATGCCGTACGCGTCCTACAACGGCGGCAGCATGGTGCGGCCGGGCACGTGGGAAGTGCTGTCGTCGCACAAGCTGCCGCGCGACGTCGTGCAGACTTCGCTGGACGCGCTCGCCGCCGCGAACGTCGACGCATGGGTGTTCATCGACGATGCGTGGTATCTGACCAATCCCGACGCGACTTACGTGCCGCTGGAGACGCGCACGGTCGGCTATGAAGGCGTGCGCGTTGCGCGTTTCGACGACATCGATCTCGATTCGGTCGACAAGATCGTCGGCTCGACGCCCGACACCGAGCGGCTCGCGCGCGTCGAAAGCGACTTGCAGAAGCAGTTGGAAGGGCGGGGCCACGCGGCGCGCTCGCAGACGTACTACCTGGACGTCACGAATCTCGACGCGAACAAAGGCACGGCGGTGCGTGAGCTGGCGCGTATCGCGAACGTGCCGCTCGAGCGCGTGGCCGTGCTCGGCGACATGGGCAACGACGTGGCAATGTTCGAGATCGCGGGGGTCTCGATCGCGATGGGACAGGCGTCGGAGACGGTGCAGCGTCGCGCGAGCCTGGTGTCGAACAGCAACGACGACGACGGCTTCGCGCTCGGCATCGACGCCATTCTGGCTGCGCGCGCCGGCCGGTGA
- the infA gene encoding translation initiation factor IF-1: protein MAKEELIELDGIVDEVLPDSRYRVTLDNGVVVGAYASGRMRKNHIRILAGDRVTLELSVYDLTKGRINFRHKDERASSGGPRAPMRRR, encoded by the coding sequence ATGGCGAAAGAAGAACTCATCGAACTCGACGGCATCGTTGACGAAGTGCTTCCCGACAGCCGCTATCGCGTGACGCTGGACAACGGCGTCGTGGTCGGCGCGTACGCCTCGGGCCGCATGCGCAAGAACCACATCCGTATTCTCGCCGGCGACCGCGTGACGCTGGAATTGTCGGTGTACGACCTGACCAAAGGCCGCATCAACTTCCGTCACAAAGACGAACGCGCAAGCAGCGGCGGCCCGCGTGCCCCGATGCGCCGCCGTTAA
- the corA gene encoding magnesium/cobalt transporter CorA encodes MLVNCAAYQNGRKLAEVNIDDINAYRDLPDSFIWIALKEPGPGELAHMTQQFGLHELAVEDAQHGHQRPKIEEYGDSLFAVFHTVEFDEEGEVLVGEINVFVGKNYVLSVRNRTTQGFQEVRKRCEREPHLLKHGPAFVMYALLDAVVDRYFPVLETLGAEVDQVEERIFEQKGSAESREIIEDLYSLKRRMTILQHHTAPLLEAVSKLYGGRSPGVCSGMQEYFRDVYDHLLRIVKTIEGRREMIVTAIQVNLGLIALAESEVTKRLGSFAALFAVPTMIAGIYGMNFKSIPELDWAYGYPVCLTVMLIVDFVLYWRFKKAGWL; translated from the coding sequence ATGCTGGTCAATTGCGCGGCTTATCAAAACGGCCGAAAGCTCGCTGAAGTCAATATCGACGATATCAACGCCTATCGCGATCTGCCCGATTCTTTCATCTGGATTGCTCTGAAGGAGCCGGGGCCCGGCGAGCTTGCGCACATGACGCAGCAATTCGGCCTGCACGAACTGGCGGTCGAGGATGCGCAGCACGGTCATCAGCGGCCGAAGATCGAGGAATACGGCGACTCCCTCTTCGCCGTCTTCCACACAGTCGAATTCGACGAAGAAGGCGAAGTGCTCGTCGGTGAGATCAACGTATTCGTCGGCAAGAACTATGTGCTCTCGGTGCGCAACCGCACCACGCAAGGCTTTCAGGAAGTGCGCAAGCGCTGCGAGCGCGAGCCGCATCTGCTCAAGCACGGTCCCGCCTTCGTGATGTACGCGCTGCTCGATGCGGTCGTCGATCGTTACTTTCCCGTGCTGGAAACGCTCGGCGCGGAAGTGGATCAGGTGGAAGAGCGCATCTTCGAGCAGAAGGGCTCGGCGGAGTCGCGCGAGATCATCGAGGATCTCTACTCGCTCAAACGCCGCATGACCATCCTGCAGCATCACACGGCGCCTTTGCTCGAAGCTGTCAGCAAACTGTATGGCGGACGTTCGCCGGGCGTGTGCTCCGGCATGCAGGAATATTTCCGCGACGTGTACGACCATTTGCTGCGCATCGTGAAGACCATCGAGGGACGGCGCGAAATGATCGTGACGGCGATTCAGGTGAATCTCGGTCTTATCGCGCTGGCGGAAAGCGAAGTGACCAAGCGCCTCGGCTCATTCGCCGCACTGTTCGCCGTGCCTACGATGATCGCCGGCATCTACGGCATGAATTTCAAATCGATCCCCGAACTCGACTGGGCGTACGGCTATCCGGTGTGTCTCACGGTAATGTTGATAGTCGATTTCGTACTTTATTGGCGCTTCAAGAAGGCGGGTTGGCTATAA
- a CDS encoding bactofilin family protein: MFSSKKDDKSINKGIKQAKLTTLIAHNVHLSGDLEFSDGLRMDGQVTGNVTGRPGEETLLVVSDQGAIRGNVSAYDVIINGCVTGDVTVAHFAELQSNARVLGNIYYQQLRMDIGATIEGKLTKIDPQQGYQPSLPAPEFIRDLAAN, translated from the coding sequence ATGTTTTCATCGAAAAAAGACGACAAGAGCATCAACAAAGGCATCAAGCAAGCCAAGTTGACGACCCTCATCGCACATAACGTTCATCTCTCGGGCGATCTCGAATTCAGCGATGGCCTGCGCATGGACGGCCAGGTCACCGGCAACGTGACGGGCCGTCCCGGCGAGGAAACGCTGCTCGTCGTGAGCGACCAGGGCGCGATTCGCGGCAACGTCAGCGCATACGATGTCATCATCAACGGCTGCGTGACCGGTGACGTGACGGTCGCGCATTTCGCCGAACTTCAGTCCAACGCGCGTGTGCTGGGCAACATCTACTATCAGCAGTTGCGCATGGACATCGGCGCGACGATCGAAGGCAAGCTCACCAAGATCGATCCGCAACAGGGCTATCAGCCGAGCCTGCCGGCGCCTGAATTCATACGCGATCTGGCAGCGAACTGA
- a CDS encoding M23 family metallopeptidase — translation MAFVIWSRRTMSRQRIRFVEARTARAIAIVGGIALLIAALALGIAIGTFFARSHLGEEHAQESRHSYEIEELGRLQASLIELRPRVDALSSKVDELRDFDKHLKGAHGVSGAANVHDVPPLPDSEEPAPALDGAGGPELPPRRCDNAHAEQGTPRQRLKGTQQIIDCLNDTVSTLETPMLEHYTAYMAFPGRDPAPGSRSGSPYGNRYDPFTGRLSFHPGVDLVAPTGTPILASAGGRVLQAGEHGGYGNAVDIRHSDGVVTRYGHASRLLVKTGDFVMPGQEIAEVGTTGRSTGPHLHFEVILGGAQINPVPFLALFKRKQNAQG, via the coding sequence ATGGCTTTCGTCATTTGGTCGCGGCGCACCATGTCCCGCCAGCGCATTCGCTTCGTCGAGGCACGCACGGCGCGCGCCATCGCAATCGTCGGCGGCATTGCCTTGCTGATCGCGGCGCTCGCGCTCGGCATCGCTATCGGCACCTTTTTCGCCCGCAGTCATCTCGGCGAGGAGCACGCGCAGGAATCGCGGCACTCCTATGAAATCGAGGAACTCGGCCGCCTTCAGGCCTCGCTGATCGAACTGCGGCCACGTGTCGATGCGCTCTCGTCGAAAGTGGACGAACTACGCGATTTCGACAAGCACCTGAAAGGCGCGCACGGCGTGAGCGGCGCAGCGAACGTACATGACGTGCCGCCGCTGCCCGACAGCGAGGAGCCGGCCCCCGCGCTCGACGGCGCCGGCGGTCCCGAACTGCCGCCGCGCCGGTGCGACAACGCGCACGCCGAGCAAGGTACGCCGCGTCAGCGCCTCAAGGGGACGCAGCAGATCATCGATTGCCTGAACGACACCGTGTCCACGCTGGAAACGCCGATGCTCGAGCACTACACCGCGTATATGGCGTTTCCCGGCCGCGATCCCGCGCCGGGTTCGCGCAGCGGCTCGCCTTACGGCAATCGCTACGACCCGTTCACGGGCCGCCTGAGTTTTCATCCCGGCGTCGATCTGGTCGCGCCCACGGGTACGCCGATCCTCGCGAGCGCGGGCGGACGCGTGCTGCAGGCCGGCGAACACGGCGGCTACGGCAATGCGGTCGATATCCGTCACAGCGACGGCGTGGTGACGCGCTACGGCCACGCATCGCGCCTTCTCGTCAAAACCGGCGATTTCGTGATGCCCGGCCAAGAGATTGCCGAAGTCGGCACGACGGGTCGCTCCACGGGCCCGCATCTGCATTTCGAAGTGATCCTCGGCGGCGCGCAGATCAACCCTGTTCCTTTTTTGGCGCTCTTCAAGCGTAAGCAAAATGCGCAAGGTTGA